From the genome of Miscanthus floridulus cultivar M001 chromosome 10, ASM1932011v1, whole genome shotgun sequence, one region includes:
- the LOC136488922 gene encoding protein transport protein SEC31-like, with protein MAAGRWPSRAATPARTPARHSASASQAGQAESSRGPRPCQAAALPFRSDRAGQMWLWASCFPRADPAFRRQFFPSPAVPRASLPIGQLKILHRPCLQSLLVPNSPPLSTHHRTPSTHQSPPQASPPPPQSLPLPAPSPSRTDSAPSACHCRCINARKEGRKAGRQCGAGAGSSGPFCWHGAGAAAAAAAPPPASSMLRRHACSLSLHLLLVEEAELARIYDDILALLDSCLVLSASASESKVKMKGDYYRRETRQVVYVRESSHGCRVHITQVINMEFGIVEGLMMTVHATTGSFHCFWITLETVEFVDIDNFQC; from the exons atggccgccggccgctggccgagccgcgccgccacgccagcgcgcacaccggcgaggcactctgcctcagccagccagGCCGGCCAGGCCGAAAGCAGCCGTGGGCCGAggccctgccaggccgccgcgctCCCTTTTCGCTCGGACCGCGCGGGCCAGATGTGGCTATGGGCCAGCTGTTTCCCGCGGGCCGACCCAGCATT CCGCCGCCAATTTTTTCCCTCTCCCGCCGTGCCACGCGCGTCTCTGCCTATTGGTCAATTGAAAATTCTCCACCGCCCGTGTCTGCAGTCTCTACTCGTCCCAAATTCACCTCCTTTGTCCACCCACCACCGCACTCCATCCACCCACCAGTCACCACCGcaagcctcgccgccgccgccccagtCCCTTCCGCTACCGGCGCCCTCCCCCAGCCGCACGGACTCTGCCCCATCTGCTTGCCACTGCCGCTGCATAAACgccaggaaggaaggaaggaaggctgGGCGGCAGTGCGGCGCGGGTGCGGGCAGCTCCGGTCCCTTCTGTTGGCATGGCGCgggtgcagcggcggcggcggcagcgccgccgccggctaGCTCCATGTTACGCAGGCACGCGTGCTCCCTCTCTCTGCACCTACTGCTCGTGGAGGAGGCCGAGCTCGCCCGCATCTACGACGACATCCTCGCATTGCTCGACTCCTGCCTCGTCCTATCCGCCAGCGCCTCTGAGTCCAAGGTCAAGATGAAGGGCGACTACTACAG GCGTGAAACCCGGCAAGTCGTATATGTCCGTGAGTCCTCCCATGGATGCCGCGTCCACATCACCCAG GTTATCAACATGGAATTTGGCATTGTTGAGGGCCTAATGATGACCGTCCATGCAACAACAGGTTCctttcactgtttttggattacaTTGGAGACTGTTGAGTT TGTGGACATAGATAACTTCCAGTGCTAG